One Flagellimonas sp. CMM7 genomic region harbors:
- a CDS encoding ABC transporter permease has translation MNFPFYIAKRYLRSKSSQNAVNIINFITFLVIVIGSAALFVVLSAFAGLKTFSLSFTNTFDPDLKALPISGKYFSVSPEEEIALGNVAGLTNYSKELEERGYLTFREKSCIAYIKGIDAQYRSVTGVDSTLYFGNWGVTEFNGVMGIGIYNLLGVPLDNYQTPMTVLVPKPGKGSLSPQGLGATKPYNELPIVVSGVYAVEENLDKKYVFAHLPLVQALLEKDSTQISGINFKLNGQIPIEDTKASIKSILGDTVLVLDRQEQNSTLYRMLNTENLATYLIFTLVLIIALFNVVGAIIMMILDKQQNSKTLFSLGATIKELRTIYFTQGLLVTSLGGLIGVLIGSLLIGSQLAFGWLKITPSLSYPVEYNVMNVFVVLATIVVLGFISSKIASSRISRKLIDA, from the coding sequence TTGAACTTTCCCTTTTATATCGCAAAACGCTATCTACGTTCCAAAAGCAGCCAAAATGCGGTAAATATTATCAATTTTATTACTTTTCTGGTAATTGTAATTGGGTCTGCTGCACTTTTTGTAGTGCTCTCCGCCTTTGCCGGGCTAAAGACTTTTAGTCTTTCCTTTACCAATACTTTTGATCCAGATCTAAAAGCATTGCCTATTTCAGGAAAGTATTTTTCTGTTTCTCCCGAAGAAGAAATTGCATTAGGTAATGTTGCTGGGTTAACAAACTATTCCAAAGAACTTGAAGAAAGGGGTTATCTCACTTTTAGAGAGAAGAGCTGTATCGCTTACATCAAAGGAATAGATGCTCAATACCGTTCTGTAACTGGGGTGGATAGCACTTTATATTTTGGGAATTGGGGGGTTACGGAGTTTAACGGCGTTATGGGAATTGGTATTTATAATTTATTGGGTGTGCCCTTGGATAACTACCAAACCCCTATGACCGTATTGGTTCCAAAACCTGGCAAAGGTTCACTATCTCCACAAGGGTTAGGCGCTACAAAACCATATAATGAGTTGCCCATTGTTGTAAGTGGAGTTTATGCCGTGGAAGAAAATCTGGACAAAAAATATGTTTTTGCCCATCTTCCTTTAGTTCAGGCCCTTTTGGAAAAAGATAGTACCCAGATTTCTGGAATAAACTTTAAATTGAATGGTCAAATACCTATTGAAGATACTAAGGCTTCAATAAAAAGTATTTTAGGAGATACCGTTTTGGTACTTGATCGGCAAGAACAAAATAGCACGCTGTACAGAATGCTCAATACGGAGAATTTAGCAACCTATTTAATTTTCACCCTTGTATTGATTATAGCTCTTTTTAATGTGGTTGGAGCCATTATCATGATGATTTTGGATAAGCAGCAAAACTCTAAGACATTATTTAGCCTTGGAGCTACCATAAAGGAATTGCGAACCATTTACTTTACCCAAGGGCTTTTGGTTACTTCACTTGGTGGACTTATTGGTGTGTTAATCGGTTCGTTGTTGATAGGCTCTCAGTTAGCCTTTGGTTGGTTGAAAATAACTCCTTCTTTATCCTATCCTGTTGAATATAATGTAATGAACGTGTTTGTAGTATTGGCTACAATTGTGGTACTTGGCTTTATTTCTTCAAAAATTGCTAGCAGCAGAATTTCCAGAAAATTAATTGATGCTTAA